Proteins encoded within one genomic window of Pedosphaera parvula Ellin514:
- a CDS encoding GumC family protein, with protein MNERRQVEPSAGMGLGDVYFVLFRHKWKIIILAAAGLIAAAAFHLSQPPLYVSEAKLFIPYVLETRSASAIGGDSQIKPTDAGGHSIIDAEVEILGSLDLVEKVVDNVGAERILAKMGGGKDRAVAAAIVRGNLMVEAAAKASVIHIMFQHPDPEIVQPVLRELVSAYFKMHGEIHRSGGLSYDSLTQETDQLRSRLNDTEEALRKEKAKIGVISLGDAENSYAQQISKIQQDLLNAEAELEERQAALAALSQSSFLPVVETNKVREVKAAPPVPKEKAADYKRIWARLDALTKKESELMLQYTDENELLKEVRHQAAVVAKLKTDLEEQYPSLLTTPVISHEGAPKENNNNNLLLAAQSAQITALGAKIKVLNSQLERVKAEAASFADKEPAILELQRRKQLQETNYQYFATSLEKARINEQLGEGKLSNISQIQAPSPPVKDSAKSAKKVAMIGVSGIVAGLGWAFLMELFLDQSVKRPKDVEKRLKMRLFLSIPDANRKGFRNQARLNGSRRLLLNAGAENVLQTNGNGALEKAEPLDPAPWEPSHALHSYYEALRDRLVVHFEVINLTRTPKLVAVTSTGAGSGVSDIAAGLAACLSETGDGNVLLVDMNQEQGAAQQFFKGKPGCSLDEALDAETKSNTLVQENLYVVTEGVSNGKLPHILPKRFSNLVPKLKASDYDYIIFDMPPVNQTSVTPRLAGHMDIVLMVIEAEQTDREVVERANALLAESKAKVAAVLNKTRTYVPARLQPEL; from the coding sequence ATGAATGAAAGACGACAGGTTGAGCCATCCGCCGGGATGGGATTGGGAGATGTTTACTTTGTGCTGTTCAGGCACAAATGGAAAATCATCATCCTTGCGGCGGCGGGGCTGATCGCCGCGGCAGCATTCCATCTCAGCCAACCCCCGTTGTACGTATCGGAGGCGAAGCTATTCATCCCATATGTTTTGGAGACACGGTCGGCCAGTGCAATCGGAGGTGATTCCCAAATCAAGCCAACAGACGCAGGCGGTCACTCGATCATAGATGCCGAAGTTGAGATACTGGGGAGCCTGGATTTGGTGGAGAAGGTGGTGGATAATGTCGGGGCTGAAAGAATTCTGGCAAAAATGGGTGGAGGCAAGGATCGTGCGGTTGCGGCTGCGATAGTGAGGGGAAATCTCATGGTTGAAGCGGCGGCGAAAGCGAGTGTCATCCATATTATGTTCCAACATCCTGATCCCGAGATAGTGCAACCAGTGTTGCGGGAGCTGGTCAGCGCTTATTTTAAAATGCATGGAGAGATTCACCGTTCGGGAGGACTTTCATACGACTCCTTGACACAGGAGACAGATCAACTGCGTTCCCGGCTGAATGATACCGAGGAGGCATTGAGGAAGGAAAAGGCAAAAATCGGGGTGATTTCCCTGGGGGACGCCGAGAATTCCTATGCCCAGCAGATTTCAAAGATCCAACAGGATCTGTTAAATGCCGAAGCCGAACTCGAGGAACGCCAGGCTGCCCTGGCGGCACTGTCGCAGTCTTCATTCTTGCCCGTTGTAGAAACAAACAAGGTGAGGGAGGTCAAAGCTGCGCCTCCAGTTCCCAAGGAGAAGGCAGCAGACTATAAGCGCATTTGGGCACGTTTGGATGCTTTAACAAAGAAGGAAAGTGAGCTGATGTTGCAGTACACCGATGAAAATGAGTTGCTCAAAGAGGTTCGCCACCAAGCAGCTGTGGTTGCAAAGCTGAAAACTGATCTGGAGGAGCAGTATCCTTCACTTCTGACAACCCCCGTGATCAGCCACGAAGGGGCACCGAAAGAAAACAACAACAACAACCTGCTTTTGGCTGCACAATCCGCGCAGATCACGGCATTGGGAGCAAAGATAAAAGTGCTTAATTCGCAGTTGGAACGGGTCAAAGCGGAGGCTGCCAGTTTCGCGGACAAGGAACCAGCCATCCTCGAACTACAGCGAAGAAAGCAGCTCCAGGAGACGAATTATCAATACTTTGCAACCAGCTTGGAGAAAGCGCGCATAAATGAACAATTGGGAGAGGGAAAGCTTTCAAATATCAGCCAAATTCAAGCCCCGTCCCCGCCGGTCAAAGACAGTGCGAAAAGTGCCAAGAAAGTGGCCATGATAGGGGTTTCCGGAATAGTGGCAGGCTTGGGTTGGGCGTTTTTGATGGAATTATTTCTAGATCAATCTGTCAAACGACCGAAGGATGTGGAAAAGCGGTTGAAAATGCGTTTGTTTCTTTCCATACCGGATGCGAACCGAAAGGGGTTTCGAAACCAGGCCCGGCTGAACGGCAGCAGGAGATTATTGCTAAATGCCGGAGCGGAAAATGTCCTCCAAACGAATGGCAACGGAGCGCTGGAAAAAGCAGAGCCATTAGACCCCGCACCCTGGGAGCCGAGTCATGCGTTGCATTCGTATTATGAAGCCTTGCGCGATCGGTTGGTGGTTCATTTTGAAGTGATCAATCTGACCCGCACGCCGAAACTGGTCGCGGTGACCAGCACGGGGGCGGGTTCCGGGGTGAGCGACATCGCAGCGGGTTTGGCGGCATGTCTTTCAGAGACCGGGGATGGGAACGTGCTGCTGGTGGATATGAACCAGGAACAAGGCGCGGCGCAGCAATTCTTTAAAGGAAAACCAGGGTGCAGTCTGGACGAGGCTTTGGATGCGGAAACCAAAAGTAACACCCTGGTGCAGGAAAATCTTTATGTGGTCACGGAGGGAGTCAGTAATGGCAAACTGCCGCACATATTGCCGAAGAGATTCAGCAACCTCGTTCCAAAGCTGAAGGCAAGCGATTACGATTATATTATTTTCGATATGCCTCCGGTAAATCAAACGAGCGTAACGCCCAGGCTGGCAGGGCATATGGATATTGTCTTGATGGTGATCGAGGCGGAACAAACGGATCGGGAAGTGGTTGAGCGGGCAAATGCGCTCCTGGCCGAATCCAAGGCCAAGGTCGCGGCCGTGCTGAACAAGACGCGGACGTATGTCCCAGCGCGATTGCAGCCAGAACTTTAA
- a CDS encoding glycosyltransferase has product MAASRLYYDLKPYMPWGLRIGLRRAIARRKRVANQHLWPINEAAGAQPPGWRGWPDGKKFALVLTHDVEGPGGLAKCRDLMELEKQLGFRSSLNFIPEGDYVASRELREDLARNGFEVGVHDLRHDGKLYASREQFAENAKQINHYLKEWGATGFRSGFMHHRLDWAHDLNVLYDASTFDTDPFEPQPDGVNTIFPFVVTSPGKSSYVELPYTLPQDSTLFIILREKGIDIWKRKLDWIVQKGGMALLNVHPDYLSFNAEQRKSSEYPAKWYADFLEYAREQYGSVSWNALPNEVATWTRSMQPEVGESHRPEKAGPASQGNPSSSSSRFTVLEERQKSACPPKRICMISHSFYENDNRIMRYAESLADRGDEVDIFSLKRDPASADVETIRKVRVHRIQNRFSKDQKDKAGYLLPLIKFWFGSSLYLTRKHFQKRYDLIHVHNVPDFLVFAAWFPKVSGAKIILDIHDIVPEFYSNKFQVKPTRLDVQMLKKIEWASATFADHVIISNHIWHKLITARSVPEEKCRVFINHVNQKVFYPRVRSRHDHKRIILFPGGLQWHQGLDIAIRAMPEVLKQIPEAEFHIYGDGNMQAELQELSRSLGLEEKVRFFKPLPVLKIAEVMSAADVGVVPKRADSFGNEAYSTKIMEFMSVGVPVVISATKIDRYYFDDAVVKFFESGNSNALAKALVEVLQNQGLRQQMAAAASAYAARHSWEIAKTEYLKLVDSLCANPHG; this is encoded by the coding sequence ATGGCGGCGAGCCGACTTTATTACGATTTAAAGCCTTATATGCCCTGGGGGCTGCGCATCGGACTGCGCAGGGCGATCGCGCGCCGAAAGAGGGTGGCCAATCAGCACCTCTGGCCGATTAATGAAGCGGCAGGAGCGCAACCTCCCGGATGGCGCGGCTGGCCGGATGGGAAGAAATTTGCCCTGGTGCTTACGCATGATGTGGAGGGACCCGGAGGACTGGCGAAATGCCGGGATCTGATGGAGCTGGAGAAGCAACTGGGCTTCCGTTCTTCCCTCAATTTTATTCCTGAGGGGGATTATGTCGCATCGCGAGAATTGAGGGAGGATTTGGCGCGCAATGGATTTGAAGTCGGAGTGCACGATCTGCGCCATGACGGCAAGCTTTATGCGAGCCGCGAGCAATTTGCCGAAAATGCGAAACAGATCAACCATTATCTGAAGGAATGGGGCGCAACCGGATTTCGTTCCGGCTTCATGCATCATAGGTTGGATTGGGCTCACGATTTAAACGTGCTTTATGACGCCTCCACCTTTGATACCGATCCATTTGAACCTCAGCCTGACGGTGTAAACACGATCTTTCCCTTCGTGGTCACCAGCCCAGGGAAAAGCAGCTACGTTGAACTGCCTTATACCTTGCCGCAGGATTCGACCTTGTTCATCATTTTGCGGGAAAAAGGGATTGATATCTGGAAAAGAAAACTGGATTGGATTGTGCAGAAGGGCGGAATGGCACTTTTAAATGTTCATCCTGATTATCTGAGTTTCAATGCTGAGCAGCGAAAAAGCTCGGAGTATCCAGCGAAGTGGTATGCGGACTTCCTGGAATATGCCAGGGAACAGTACGGCAGCGTGAGCTGGAATGCACTTCCCAACGAGGTAGCCACATGGACGCGGTCCATGCAGCCAGAAGTCGGAGAAAGCCATCGGCCAGAGAAGGCGGGGCCCGCAAGCCAGGGCAATCCAAGTTCTTCCAGTTCCAGATTCACTGTGCTTGAGGAGCGGCAGAAAAGCGCGTGCCCGCCGAAGCGGATCTGCATGATCTCGCATTCATTTTACGAGAATGACAACCGGATCATGCGCTACGCGGAATCCCTGGCTGACCGGGGGGATGAGGTGGACATCTTTTCCTTGAAGAGAGATCCGGCATCCGCTGATGTGGAGACGATCAGAAAAGTGCGTGTGCATCGCATCCAAAACCGGTTCAGCAAGGATCAAAAAGACAAGGCGGGATATTTACTGCCGCTCATAAAGTTCTGGTTTGGGTCATCGCTTTATTTGACCCGCAAACATTTCCAGAAACGGTATGATCTGATCCATGTTCACAATGTGCCTGATTTTCTTGTTTTCGCGGCCTGGTTTCCGAAGGTGAGCGGAGCCAAAATCATTTTGGATATACATGATATTGTGCCGGAGTTTTACTCGAACAAGTTTCAGGTGAAGCCAACCCGCCTGGATGTGCAGATGCTAAAAAAGATCGAATGGGCCTCGGCGACATTTGCCGACCATGTCATCATTTCCAATCACATCTGGCACAAACTTATCACTGCACGCTCCGTGCCGGAGGAAAAGTGCCGGGTGTTTATCAATCATGTAAACCAGAAGGTTTTTTATCCCAGAGTACGTTCCAGGCATGATCATAAGCGCATCATTTTATTCCCCGGGGGCCTGCAATGGCATCAGGGGTTGGACATTGCCATCCGGGCGATGCCTGAGGTTTTGAAGCAGATTCCGGAGGCTGAATTTCACATTTACGGAGATGGAAACATGCAGGCTGAACTGCAGGAATTATCCCGGAGCCTGGGTCTGGAAGAAAAGGTGCGTTTCTTCAAACCGCTGCCTGTGTTAAAAATAGCCGAGGTCATGTCGGCGGCTGATGTCGGGGTCGTGCCGAAGCGTGCGGATTCCTTTGGGAATGAAGCCTACAGCACGAAGATCATGGAATTCATGTCCGTGGGAGTGCCGGTGGTGATATCAGCCACCAAGATTGACCGGTATTATTTTGATGATGCCGTCGTGAAGTTTTTCGAATCTGGAAATTCGAACGCGCTGGCGAAGGCCCTCGTGGAAGTGTTGCAAAATCAAGGTCTGCGCCAGCAAATGGCTGCCGCTGCCTCAGCCTATGCGGCCAGGCATAGCTGGGAAATTGCCAAAACCGAATATCTTAAGCTGGTGGATTCCCTTTGTGCCAACCCCCATGGTTGA
- a CDS encoding polysaccharide deacetylase family protein yields the protein MPAVRFDRLLTLSLARPFGCIGLGGNKERLPILMYHSISTDVESGTSDYYKTCTSPKVFAEQMAVLSSEGYQAVSLAEGLKRTRDGKRADGKNVVITFDDGFRDFHTEAFPVLKKYGFGATMFLPTAYIGNEVRRFKDRECMTWNEVREMRKAGIEFGSHTVNHPILYQLDFKKIRAEIEQSKSVIEAELGEPIGSFAYPYAFPSADRGFVGEFVGLLKEAGYAQSVTTRIGRVGRRDDPFTLKRLPVNSADDTSLFVAKMDGAYDWMALPQDAIKGVKCVIGRGQRATKN from the coding sequence ATGCCCGCAGTACGATTTGATCGATTGCTCACCCTGTCACTGGCCCGTCCCTTTGGCTGCATCGGGCTGGGAGGAAACAAGGAACGCCTGCCGATACTCATGTATCATAGCATCTCAACGGATGTTGAGAGCGGCACTTCTGATTATTATAAGACATGCACGAGCCCGAAAGTATTTGCCGAGCAGATGGCTGTGCTGAGTAGTGAGGGGTATCAGGCGGTAAGCCTGGCCGAGGGTTTAAAGAGAACGCGGGATGGGAAGCGTGCCGATGGCAAAAATGTCGTGATTACCTTTGATGACGGATTTCGCGATTTTCATACCGAGGCATTTCCAGTTTTGAAGAAATATGGATTTGGAGCCACGATGTTCCTGCCGACTGCCTACATTGGAAATGAGGTGCGGCGTTTCAAGGATCGTGAATGCATGACCTGGAATGAAGTGCGGGAGATGCGGAAAGCTGGAATTGAGTTTGGCTCCCACACTGTCAATCACCCGATACTTTACCAGCTTGATTTCAAAAAGATCCGTGCGGAAATCGAGCAATCCAAAAGCGTGATTGAGGCTGAGTTGGGAGAGCCGATTGGTTCCTTTGCGTATCCGTATGCGTTTCCGAGCGCGGACCGGGGATTCGTGGGAGAATTTGTGGGCTTGTTAAAGGAGGCGGGGTATGCGCAATCGGTCACGACACGGATTGGCCGTGTCGGGCGGAGGGACGATCCTTTCACATTGAAACGGTTGCCGGTCAATTCAGCGGATGATACCTCCTTGTTTGTAGCAAAAATGGATGGAGCCTATGACTGGATGGCACTGCCGCAGGATGCCATAAAAGGGGTGAAATGCGTCATTGGCCGAGGTCAACGAGCCACCAAGAACTAA
- a CDS encoding glycosyltransferase, with product MESPRYLIITPVRNEEANLRDTVESVARQSIRPVKWVIINDGSTDRTGVIADEAAREHDWIKVVHRKDRGFRKSGAGVIEAFYDGYELIKGEAWDYLIKLDGDLSFATDYFEKCFARFKQDERLGVGGGMICVNTPEGVQEEAKGDPAFHVRGATKIYRRACWEAIGGVLRETGWDTLDEVKANMLGWRTYTFRDVPIMHHRETGGADGTWKNWVKNGRANYVVGYHPLFMLCKCALRLWERPYVIVSAGLLYGFVMGYVRRLPCSREPDVVRYLRREQMRRLMLKSSIWAGK from the coding sequence ATGGAATCCCCTCGTTACCTCATCATAACACCGGTCCGGAATGAAGAAGCCAATTTGCGGGACACGGTTGAATCCGTGGCCCGGCAAAGCATTCGTCCTGTAAAATGGGTGATCATCAACGATGGTTCCACGGACCGGACGGGAGTGATTGCCGATGAGGCGGCGCGGGAGCACGACTGGATCAAAGTGGTGCACCGGAAGGATCGCGGTTTCCGTAAGTCCGGGGCGGGCGTGATTGAGGCATTTTATGATGGTTATGAACTGATCAAAGGCGAAGCCTGGGATTATTTGATCAAGCTCGATGGGGATTTGTCGTTCGCGACGGATTATTTCGAGAAGTGCTTTGCCCGGTTCAAGCAGGATGAGCGCCTGGGGGTTGGGGGCGGGATGATTTGTGTGAACACGCCGGAGGGCGTGCAGGAGGAAGCGAAGGGGGACCCGGCGTTCCATGTTCGTGGGGCGACAAAAATATATCGTCGGGCGTGCTGGGAGGCGATTGGGGGAGTGTTGCGCGAGACGGGTTGGGATACGCTGGACGAGGTGAAGGCAAACATGCTGGGTTGGCGGACGTATACTTTCAGGGACGTGCCAATCATGCATCATCGGGAAACGGGCGGCGCGGATGGAACGTGGAAGAACTGGGTGAAGAATGGGCGGGCAAATTATGTGGTGGGTTATCATCCATTGTTCATGCTTTGCAAATGTGCACTGCGTTTATGGGAGCGGCCGTATGTGATTGTTTCGGCGGGGTTGCTTTATGGTTTTGTAATGGGATATGTGCGGCGGTTGCCGTGCTCGCGAGAGCCGGATGTGGTTCGGTATTTGAGGCGGGAGCAGATGCGGCGGTTGATGTTGAAGAGCAGCATCTGGGCGGGGAAGTGA
- the asnB gene encoding asparagine synthase (glutamine-hydrolyzing) codes for MCGIAGKLFLDRSRSVRQSDIQRMLDAIAHRGPDAEGIHLDGYVGLGHRRLSIIDLSSGAQPMCNEDGKVWIVFNGEIYNFQELRKRLVAQGHKFKSHCDTEVILHLYEELGEDCVRELRGMFAFAIWDAVRGRLFVARDRVGIKPLYYAVTKEGFYFGSELKAIIADGGIKREVNRGAIRRFLSFNYVPGAETLLKGIVKLLPGHCLTVEGGKVQGRRYWDLKFTRERWERSMEEAVEELQGLLNETVRGHMISDVPVGVLLSGGVDSSAILSMATGNTDKKVRTFTVGFNGGGVVDERPFARLSAERFGTEHHEVTISAEDFSNFLPAYVRHMEEPVCEPPAVALYYVSKLARGHVKVLLSGEGGDEAFGGYPNYPNMMQLQGIGRAAGVLARPMGAGASLAGKLLKEKRLVRYGSALGRPLGSQYFSRTAGPTSFFNCEGENFFTDEFSAGTAGVSAEGLVGELLERVKEEPWLNQMLYVDSMTWLPDDLLVKADKITMANSLELRVPLLDHMVLEFAASLAPELKVKGKETKRVLKQAFAGILPAEVIHRKKAGFPVPYELWMRYELKGQIEGVLLSERALGRGYFRKSEVQRLLEANARHGKFSKEVFSLLVLELWHREFLDGAK; via the coding sequence ATGTGCGGCATTGCAGGCAAATTGTTTCTGGACAGGTCGAGGAGTGTTCGGCAATCGGACATTCAGCGGATGCTGGATGCGATTGCGCATCGGGGGCCGGATGCGGAGGGGATTCACCTGGATGGGTATGTGGGGTTGGGGCATCGGCGGTTGTCGATCATCGATTTGAGCAGTGGTGCGCAGCCGATGTGCAATGAGGATGGGAAGGTGTGGATCGTTTTTAACGGGGAGATTTATAATTTCCAGGAATTGCGGAAGCGGTTAGTGGCGCAAGGGCACAAGTTCAAGTCGCATTGTGACACCGAGGTGATCCTCCATTTGTATGAGGAGTTGGGGGAGGATTGTGTGCGGGAGTTGCGGGGGATGTTTGCGTTTGCGATCTGGGATGCGGTGAGGGGGCGGTTGTTCGTGGCGCGGGATCGGGTCGGGATCAAGCCGTTGTATTATGCGGTGACGAAGGAGGGATTTTATTTCGGGTCGGAGTTGAAGGCGATTATTGCGGATGGAGGGATTAAGCGGGAGGTCAATCGGGGGGCGATTCGGCGGTTTTTGTCGTTCAATTATGTGCCGGGGGCGGAGACGTTGTTGAAGGGGATTGTGAAGTTGTTGCCGGGGCATTGTTTGACGGTGGAAGGGGGGAAGGTGCAAGGGCGGCGGTATTGGGATTTGAAGTTTACGCGGGAGCGGTGGGAGCGCTCGATGGAGGAGGCGGTGGAGGAGTTGCAGGGGTTGTTGAATGAGACGGTGCGGGGCCACATGATTTCGGATGTGCCGGTGGGGGTGTTGCTGAGTGGAGGGGTGGATTCTTCGGCGATCCTGAGCATGGCGACGGGGAATACGGATAAGAAAGTGCGGACGTTTACGGTCGGGTTCAATGGGGGCGGCGTGGTGGATGAGCGGCCGTTTGCGAGGTTGTCAGCGGAGCGATTTGGGACGGAGCATCATGAGGTGACGATTTCGGCAGAGGATTTTTCGAATTTTCTGCCGGCGTATGTACGGCATATGGAGGAGCCGGTGTGTGAGCCGCCGGCAGTGGCGTTGTATTATGTTTCGAAGCTGGCGCGGGGGCATGTGAAGGTGTTGCTTTCGGGTGAGGGAGGGGATGAGGCGTTTGGGGGTTATCCGAATTATCCAAACATGATGCAGTTGCAGGGGATCGGGAGGGCGGCGGGTGTTTTGGCGCGACCGATGGGAGCGGGGGCCTCATTGGCCGGAAAATTGCTGAAGGAGAAGCGGTTGGTGCGTTATGGCTCGGCGTTGGGGCGGCCGTTGGGGTCGCAGTATTTCAGCCGGACGGCGGGGCCGACTTCGTTTTTTAACTGTGAGGGAGAGAATTTTTTTACGGATGAGTTTTCGGCGGGGACGGCAGGGGTGTCGGCCGAGGGGTTGGTTGGGGAGTTGTTGGAGCGGGTGAAGGAGGAGCCGTGGTTGAATCAGATGTTGTATGTGGACTCGATGACATGGCTGCCGGATGATTTGCTGGTGAAGGCGGATAAGATTACGATGGCGAATTCGCTGGAGTTGCGGGTGCCGCTGCTGGATCACATGGTGCTGGAGTTTGCGGCGTCGCTGGCGCCGGAGTTGAAGGTGAAGGGAAAAGAGACGAAGCGGGTGTTAAAGCAGGCTTTTGCGGGGATTCTTCCAGCGGAGGTGATTCACCGTAAGAAGGCGGGTTTTCCGGTGCCGTATGAGTTGTGGATGCGGTATGAGTTGAAGGGGCAGATTGAGGGTGTTTTGCTTTCGGAGCGGGCGCTGGGGCGGGGTTATTTTCGGAAAAGTGAGGTGCAGCGGTTGTTGGAGGCGAACGCGCGGCACGGAAAGTTTTCGAAGGAAGTTTTTTCGCTGTTGGTGCTGGAGTTGTGGCATCGGGAGTTTTTGGATGGGGCAAAGTGA
- a CDS encoding glycosyltransferase family 4 protein — translation MMDFKGKQVRVLYSFPLKIGAGRICYTAWEQVEGLAAAGASVMTFPGVLHRPLSATVRVEPTLAWGKLRISYKYFGTKRACAWHDRIVAHRLKKMAGQVDIVHTWSLGARQTLITAAKLGIPTVLERPNAHTRFAYEVVQKECERIGVPLPPDHEHAYNADTLRREEEEYRLAYRLLCPSDFVVKTFVDQGFSRDSLVRHIYGYDEKRFYPDNQPRDPKRGLTMISVGVCAVRKGLHFALEAWLKSPASRDGTFLIAGDFLPAYREKLAPLLNHPSIKVLGHRNDVPELMRKSDILVLPSIEEGFGLVVAEAIGSGCVPLISDACTDICKHMENGMVHPVADVGVLTKQITQLHEDRRLLEKLRAACLSNAPEVTWKAAGVKLLQTYREVIASR, via the coding sequence ATGATGGATTTTAAAGGTAAACAGGTGCGGGTGCTGTACAGCTTCCCACTGAAGATTGGTGCGGGCAGAATCTGTTACACTGCATGGGAACAAGTGGAAGGCCTTGCGGCAGCAGGAGCTTCTGTGATGACTTTTCCCGGGGTGTTGCATCGACCCCTTTCCGCAACTGTGCGCGTCGAACCGACGCTGGCCTGGGGGAAGTTGCGAATCTCGTACAAATATTTTGGCACGAAGCGGGCTTGTGCCTGGCATGACCGGATTGTCGCGCACCGGTTGAAAAAAATGGCCGGACAGGTGGATATTGTTCACACGTGGTCTCTGGGTGCGCGTCAGACGCTCATCACTGCCGCAAAACTCGGAATTCCGACAGTTTTGGAAAGGCCTAATGCGCATACCAGATTTGCGTATGAGGTGGTGCAAAAGGAATGCGAGCGCATTGGAGTTCCCCTGCCTCCGGATCATGAGCATGCCTATAACGCTGATACGTTGCGAAGGGAAGAAGAGGAATACCGGCTTGCATATCGCCTGTTATGCCCCTCGGACTTCGTGGTGAAGACCTTTGTTGACCAGGGATTTTCCCGCGACAGTTTGGTGCGGCACATTTACGGTTACGATGAGAAGCGATTTTATCCGGATAATCAGCCGCGCGATCCGAAGCGTGGCTTGACGATGATTTCCGTGGGGGTTTGTGCGGTGCGGAAGGGATTGCACTTCGCGTTGGAAGCGTGGTTGAAATCGCCGGCATCGCGCGATGGGACGTTTCTCATCGCCGGCGACTTTCTGCCGGCTTACCGGGAAAAGCTGGCTCCGTTGTTGAATCATCCGAGCATAAAAGTTCTGGGGCATCGCAATGATGTGCCGGAGTTGATGCGGAAAAGTGATATTTTGGTTTTGCCAAGTATCGAGGAAGGATTTGGGCTGGTGGTGGCGGAAGCGATTGGCAGCGGTTGCGTGCCGCTGATTTCCGATGCCTGCACTGATATTTGCAAGCACATGGAAAATGGCATGGTGCATCCGGTGGCGGATGTGGGAGTGCTTACGAAGCAGATCACCCAGTTGCACGAGGATCGCAGGTTGCTTGAGAAGCTGAGAGCGGCATGCCTAAGCAACGCCCCCGAAGTCACCTGGAAAGCGGCGGGTGTGAAGTTGCTGCAAACTTATCGCGAAGTGATAGCGAGCCGGTAA
- a CDS encoding GNAT family N-acetyltransferase, translating into MPEHPVMTIKVLRTFEEIEGARPIWSAFQRTPEADIDFVQFIIRMRSEILRPHVIIIYEDGKPISLVAARIEKGHLEVKAGYKVLWRHDVCRLAVFYDGFMGRTDPGVAEFAIGQMLNSLKEEKADLLVWDGIRWESELHELLKSKPNLLCRDYLARVNHHWTMSLPSSLDELLETKMSKKHRYWAKRTMRMLEKDFPGGVRYASFSTLEQMDKLFQDVLVVARKTYQWGLGVGFRETEEHRKRLELEAKKGWHRGYILYLKEEPVAFWICTVYGGTVYLDYTGYDPILRKYEVGTVLFLRVISELCGEGIKQLDFGAGTAFYKEKFGDAQFDETMVCVFASNLRGIWLSLVRLIAQGPMEVLRKTVRQLGVEQKLKKLWRSRSVSAQEPAKALPSEV; encoded by the coding sequence ATGCCTGAACATCCTGTCATGACCATCAAGGTCCTGCGTACTTTCGAAGAAATCGAGGGGGCGCGTCCGATCTGGTCGGCATTTCAACGAACCCCGGAAGCGGACATTGATTTTGTCCAGTTCATCATCCGAATGCGTTCGGAAATTCTGCGGCCCCATGTAATTATCATCTACGAAGATGGGAAGCCAATTTCACTGGTGGCAGCGCGGATCGAGAAGGGACATCTGGAGGTCAAGGCAGGTTACAAGGTTTTGTGGCGCCATGACGTCTGCCGGCTGGCTGTATTTTATGATGGTTTTATGGGGCGGACAGACCCGGGTGTGGCGGAGTTTGCCATCGGCCAGATGCTGAATTCATTGAAGGAAGAAAAAGCCGATCTTTTGGTTTGGGACGGAATCCGTTGGGAATCCGAGTTGCACGAGCTGCTTAAAAGCAAGCCAAACCTCTTGTGTCGCGATTATTTGGCACGAGTGAACCATCATTGGACCATGAGCCTGCCATCCTCCCTGGACGAATTGCTCGAGACAAAAATGAGCAAGAAACACCGGTATTGGGCAAAGCGGACGATGCGCATGTTGGAGAAGGATTTCCCCGGCGGGGTGCGGTATGCGAGTTTTTCCACTCTGGAGCAGATGGATAAATTGTTTCAGGACGTGCTGGTGGTGGCGCGGAAAACCTATCAGTGGGGATTGGGCGTTGGGTTTCGCGAGACTGAAGAACATCGGAAGCGCCTGGAGTTGGAAGCGAAAAAGGGATGGCATCGCGGTTACATATTGTATTTGAAGGAAGAACCGGTTGCATTTTGGATCTGCACCGTTTATGGCGGGACGGTTTATCTGGATTATACCGGATATGATCCGATCCTCCGAAAATATGAGGTGGGGACAGTATTGTTTTTACGGGTGATTTCCGAACTGTGTGGAGAGGGTATCAAACAGCTGGACTTCGGAGCGGGCACGGCATTTTACAAGGAGAAGTTTGGCGACGCGCAGTTTGATGAAACGATGGTATGCGTTTTTGCCTCCAACTTGCGCGGCATTTGGCTGAGCCTGGTCAGATTAATCGCGCAAGGGCCAATGGAAGTCTTAAGAAAGACAGTGCGGCAACTGGGAGTCGAACAGAAGCTAAAGAAGCTCTGGCGCTCACGGTCTGTATCGGCTCAGGAACCGGCGAAGGCATTACCCTCGGAAGTATGA